From the Lathyrus oleraceus cultivar Zhongwan6 chromosome 4, CAAS_Psat_ZW6_1.0, whole genome shotgun sequence genome, one window contains:
- the LOC127136325 gene encoding uncharacterized protein LOC127136325 — METYGSFLELENDLNNISLEELVSSLRSYEIELEKDEPYKREEDFEEEKGNVTLLETTRYPTSSKEPEDKVSSESESDSDSEETSLTVQLKHQSLYLDNGFSRHMAGRRSMFQDLDLKLGGFIGFRGNQKGKVIVSGTIGNDKLTTITNVLLVNGLMHDILSIS; from the exons atggagacctatggtagTTTCCTTGAATTGGAAAATGATCTcaacaacatcagtcttgaagaacttgttagttctctaAGAAGCTACGAGATTGAGCTTGAAAAAGATGAACCTTATAAGAGAG AAGAAGATTTTGAGGAAGAAAAAGGCAATGTTACATTGTTGGAAACTACAAGGTATCCCACAAGTTCTAAAGAACCAGAAGACAAGGTATCATCAGAATCAGAATCCGACTccgattctgaagag acatccttaacAGTTCAGCTGAAACACCAGTCATTGTACCTGGACAATGGATTCTCGCGACACATGGCGGGcagaaggtctatgttccaagatttggatCTTAAGCTTGGAGGCTTCATTGGTTTCagaggaaaccagaaaggaaaggTCATTGTCTCTGGAACCATTGGTAACGATAAACTTACTactattactaatgttcttttagttaATGGTCTAATGCATGACATATTGTCTATTAGTtaa